One Triticum dicoccoides isolate Atlit2015 ecotype Zavitan chromosome 5B, WEW_v2.0, whole genome shotgun sequence genomic window carries:
- the LOC119308245 gene encoding cytochrome P450 94C1-like produces the protein MDAVELSWGARCAGLAFFVLSVLVVALAAVLLLVRRWPWCSCHVCRTYLTGSWAKDFTNLGDWYAHLLRESPTGTVHIHVLGCTVTANPANVEYMLKTNFENFPKGKRFSALLGDLLGGGIFNVDGDAWRHQRKMASLELGSVTVRSYAYKIVAHEVETRLLPVLADAADKGKVVDLQDVFRRFAFDTICKISFGLDPGCLDLDMPMSDLANAFDTASRLSAMRGAAASPLVWKMKRMLNIGSERELKKAIKLVDDLASAMILQRRKLGFENSHDLLSRFMASDGDVQAMDDKYLCDIVVSFLLAGRDTVASALTTLFIHLSKNPEVAAAIRAEAGGDKPSTYEHLKSLQYTHAVLYENMRLFPPVQFDSKFSAAADVLPDGTYVEGDSRVMYHPYAMGRLPSIWGADHEAFRPDRWLTGPGDSFAPPSLYKYPVFQAGLRVCLGKELAVTEMKAVSVAVVRAFDVEVVGENGRSGWAPRFVAGLTASISGGLPVRIKRASTSGADFK, from the coding sequence ATGGACGCCGTGGAGTTGTCCTGGGGCGCGCGGTGCGCCGGGCTGGCCTTCTTCGTCCTGTCCGTCCTCGTGGTGGCGCTCGCCGCGGTGCTCCTGCTCGTGCGCCGGTGGCCGTGGTGCAGCTGCCATGTCTGCCGGACGTACCTCACGGGCTCCTGGGCCAAGGACTTCACCAACCTCGGTGACTGGTACGCGCACCTGCTGCGCGAGTCGCCCACGGGCACCGTCCACATCCACGTCCTCGGCTGCACCGTCACCGCCAACCCGGCCAACGTCGAGTACATGCTCAAGACCAACTTCGAGAACTTCCCCAAGGGCAAGCGCTTCTCCGCGCTCCTCGGCGACCTCCTCGGCGGCGGCATCTTCAACGTCGACGGCGACGCGTGGCGCCACCAGCGCAAGATGGccagcctcgagctcggcagcgtcaCCGTGCGCTCCTACGCCTACAAGATCGTCGCCCATGAGGTGGAGACCCGCCTCCTGCCCGTCCTCGCCGACGCAGCCGACAAGGGCAAGGTGGTCGACCTCCAGGACGTGTTCCGCCGGTTCGCCTTCGACACCATCTGCAAGATCTCCTTCGGCTTGGACCCAGGCTGCCTCGACCTCGACATGCCCATGTCGGACCTGGCGAACGCGTTCGACACCGCCTCGCGCCTCTCCGCCATGCGGGGCGCCGCGGCTTCGCCGTTGGTGTGGAAGATGAAGCGGATGCTCAACATTGGGTCCGAGAGGGAGCTCAAGAAGGCCATCAAGCTCGTCGACGACCTCGCGTCGGCGATGATTCTACAGCGGCGGAAGCTGGGTTTTGAAAATAGCCATGACCTCCTCTCCCGGTTCATGGCCTCGGACGGAGACGTGCAAGCCATGGACGACAAGTACCTCTGCGACATCGTGGTCAGCTTTCTCCTCGCCGGGCGGGACACGGTGGCCTCCGCGCTGACCACGCTCTTCATCCACCTGTCCAAGAACCCTGAAGTCGCGGCCGCCATTCGCGCGGAAGCCGGCGGCGACAAGCCGTCCACGTACGAGCATCTCAAGAGCCTGCAGTACACGCACGCGGTGCTGTACGAGAACATGCGCCTGTTCCCGCCCGTGCAGTTCGACTCCAAGTTCAGCGCCGCCGCGGATGTGCTCCCGGATGGAACCTACGTGGAAGGCGACTCGCGCGTGATGTACCACCCGTACGCCATGGGCCGCTTGCCGAGCATCTGGGGCGCCGATCACGAGGCGTTCCGCCCCGACCGGTGGCTCACTGGACCCGGCGATTCGTTCGCGCCGCCCAGCCTGTACAAGTACCCAGTGTTCCAGGCCGGCCTCCGCGTGTGCCTCGGCAAGGAGCTCGCCGTCACTGAGATGAAGGCGGTCAGTGTGGCCGTGGTGAGAGCTTTCGACGTGGAGGTTGTCGGAGAGAATGGCCGTAGTGGCTGGGCGCCAAGATTTGTGGCGGGGCTCACGGCGTCCATCAGCGGCGGGCTCCCAGTGAGGATCAAGCGCGCTTCGACGTCGGGTGCAGACTTCAAATAA